From Streptomyces qinzhouensis, one genomic window encodes:
- the tsaB gene encoding tRNA (adenosine(37)-N6)-threonylcarbamoyltransferase complex dimerization subunit type 1 TsaB, whose product MLLLAVDTATPAVTAALHDGTKVLAESSRVDARRHGELLLPAVDRVLAEAGVTLDAVTAVVTGVGPGPYTGLRVGLVTAATFGSALGVPVYGLCTLDGLAWAAGRAGVTGPFVVATDARRKEVYWARYDAPRERVTGPDVDRPADIADRVAGLPAVGAGALLYPDTFTTVVPGGPEHASAAALASLAAELLAEGAEGAEGTKGPEGVEGGAFLPPQPLYLRRPDAQVPKNYKVVTPQ is encoded by the coding sequence GTGCTCTTGCTCGCCGTAGATACCGCCACGCCCGCCGTCACCGCCGCCCTTCACGACGGCACGAAAGTCCTCGCCGAGTCCAGCCGGGTGGATGCCAGGCGCCACGGCGAACTGCTGCTGCCCGCCGTCGACCGGGTGCTGGCCGAGGCCGGGGTCACCCTGGACGCCGTCACCGCCGTGGTGACCGGTGTCGGCCCCGGCCCGTACACCGGACTGCGGGTCGGTCTGGTCACCGCGGCCACCTTCGGGTCGGCGCTGGGTGTGCCGGTCTACGGGCTCTGCACGCTGGACGGGCTGGCCTGGGCCGCCGGGCGGGCGGGAGTCACGGGCCCGTTCGTGGTGGCGACGGACGCCCGCCGCAAAGAGGTCTACTGGGCCCGTTACGACGCGCCGCGCGAGCGCGTCACGGGACCGGACGTCGACCGGCCCGCCGATATCGCCGACCGGGTCGCGGGCCTGCCCGCCGTCGGCGCGGGTGCCCTGCTCTACCCCGATACCTTCACCACCGTGGTCCCCGGCGGCCCCGAGCACGCCTCGGCCGCCGCGCTGGCCTCCCTCGCCGCCGAGCTCCTCGCGGAAGGCGCGGAAGGCGCGGAAGGTACGAAGGGCCCGGAAGGCGTGGAAGGCGGGGCGTTCCTGCCGCCGCAGCCGCTGTATCTGCGCCGCCCCGACGCTCAGGTCCCGAAGAACTACAAGGTGGTCACCCCGCAGTGA
- the rimI gene encoding ribosomal protein S18-alanine N-acetyltransferase: MRWWDLAQVLALENDLFPEDAWSAGMFWGDLAHARGPRATRRFVVAEEPGPAGESGRITGYAGLGAAGGLADVLTIAVARERWGTGLGAALLTDLLQHATAFECDEVLLEVRVDNIRAQKLYERFGFEPIGIRRGYYQPGNIDALVMRHQVHGTAREC, encoded by the coding sequence ATGCGCTGGTGGGACCTGGCGCAGGTACTGGCCCTGGAGAACGACCTCTTCCCGGAGGACGCCTGGTCCGCCGGGATGTTCTGGGGCGATCTCGCCCATGCCCGCGGACCGCGGGCGACCCGCCGCTTCGTGGTGGCCGAGGAGCCCGGCCCCGCCGGGGAGAGCGGCCGGATCACCGGATACGCCGGTCTCGGCGCGGCCGGCGGGCTCGCCGACGTGCTGACGATCGCGGTCGCCCGGGAGCGCTGGGGCACCGGGCTCGGGGCCGCGCTGCTGACCGATCTGCTCCAGCACGCCACCGCCTTCGAATGCGACGAGGTCCTCCTCGAAGTGCGGGTGGACAACATCAGGGCCCAGAAGCTGTACGAGCGCTTCGGCTTCGAGCCCATCGGAATCCGCCGCGGCTACTACCAGCCCGGCAATATCGACGCGCTCGTTATGCGCCATCAGGTGCACGGCACGGCAAGGGAATGTTGA
- the tsaD gene encoding tRNA (adenosine(37)-N6)-threonylcarbamoyltransferase complex transferase subunit TsaD has product MADEPLVLGIETSCDETGVGIVRGTTLLADAVASSVDTHARFGGVVPEIASRAHLEAMVPTIERALKEAGVSARDLDGIAVTAGPGLAGALLVGVAAAKAYAYALNKPLYGVNHLASHICVDQLEHGKLPEPTMALLVSGGHSSLLLAPDITSDVRPLGATIDDAAGEAFDKIARVLDLGFPGGPVIDRLAREGDPKAIAFPRGLSGSRDPAYDFSFSGLKTAVARWIEAKRAAGEDVPVRDVAASFQEAVVDVLTRKAVRACLDEGVDHLMIGGGVAANSRLRALAAERCERAGIRLRVPRPKLCTDNGAMVAALGAEMVARNRPASDLELSADSSLPVTDPHVPGEHAHGHGHGHSHHHDHDHVHEISKKNLYS; this is encoded by the coding sequence ATGGCTGACGAACCGCTCGTACTCGGTATCGAAACGTCCTGCGACGAGACCGGTGTAGGCATCGTGCGCGGAACGACCCTGCTCGCCGACGCGGTGGCGTCCAGCGTCGACACACACGCCAGGTTCGGCGGCGTGGTGCCCGAGATCGCCTCCCGGGCGCATCTGGAGGCGATGGTCCCCACCATCGAACGCGCCCTGAAGGAGGCGGGCGTCTCGGCGCGCGACCTCGACGGGATCGCGGTCACCGCGGGCCCCGGTCTCGCGGGCGCGCTGCTGGTGGGCGTGGCGGCGGCCAAGGCGTACGCGTACGCCCTGAACAAGCCGCTGTACGGGGTCAACCACCTGGCCTCCCATATCTGCGTCGACCAGTTGGAACACGGCAAACTGCCCGAGCCGACGATGGCGCTGCTGGTCTCCGGCGGGCATTCGTCGCTGCTGCTGGCCCCGGACATCACCAGTGATGTACGGCCGCTGGGCGCGACCATCGACGATGCGGCGGGCGAGGCCTTCGACAAGATCGCCCGCGTGCTCGACCTGGGCTTCCCCGGCGGACCGGTGATCGACCGGCTGGCGAGGGAGGGCGACCCGAAGGCGATCGCGTTCCCGCGCGGACTGAGCGGCTCGCGCGACCCCGCGTACGACTTCTCCTTCTCGGGGCTGAAGACGGCCGTGGCCCGCTGGATCGAGGCGAAGCGGGCGGCGGGTGAGGACGTGCCGGTACGGGATGTGGCGGCGTCCTTCCAGGAGGCGGTCGTGGATGTGCTGACCCGTAAGGCGGTCCGGGCCTGTCTGGACGAGGGCGTCGACCATCTGATGATCGGTGGCGGTGTCGCGGCCAACTCGCGGCTGCGGGCGCTGGCCGCGGAGCGGTGCGAGCGGGCCGGGATCCGGCTGCGGGTACCGCGGCCGAAGCTGTGCACGGACAACGGCGCGATGGTGGCGGCACTCGGGGCCGAGATGGTGGCCCGCAACCGTCCGGCCTCGGATCTGGAGCTGTCGGCCGACTCGTCCCTGCCGGTGACGGATCCGCATGTACCCGGCGAGCACGCCCACGGGCATGGTCACGGTCACTCTCATCACCACGACCACGACCATGTGCACGAGATCAGCAAGAAGAACCTCTACTCATGA
- a CDS encoding YciI family protein → MPRFLTIVRLDENNVPEGGFSPEMGERMGALLKEITEAGVMLDTGGLTPTSQGRRVTFSGGKLSATDGPFTETKEVVGGYSIVQAKDLAEAEEWAGRFLKVHDDTWTVTCEIRQIADH, encoded by the coding sequence ATGCCCCGCTTTCTGACCATCGTCCGCCTCGACGAGAACAATGTGCCCGAAGGGGGTTTCTCCCCCGAGATGGGGGAGCGGATGGGCGCCCTGCTGAAGGAGATCACCGAAGCCGGCGTGATGCTGGACACCGGCGGTCTCACCCCCACCTCGCAGGGCCGCCGGGTGACCTTCTCCGGCGGAAAGCTGTCCGCCACGGACGGCCCCTTCACCGAGACCAAGGAGGTCGTCGGCGGCTACTCCATCGTCCAGGCCAAGGACCTGGCCGAGGCCGAGGAGTGGGCCGGCCGCTTCCTCAAGGTCCACGACGACACCTGGACGGTGACCTGCGAGATCCGGCAGATCGCCGACCACTGA
- a CDS encoding RNA polymerase sigma factor encodes MTTASAVEAVFRIEQARVIAAAARIVRDIGIAEEIAQDALVSALEKWPESGVPDKPGAWLTAVAKRRAVDLVRRKENYARKLAEVGRSLEHAAEPPPAEPSPGSGPEADIDDDLLRLIFTACHPVLPTRARIALTLRLLGGLTTEEIARAFLASEPAVAQRIARAKRSLAAADVPFEVPYGPDRAARLDSVLEVVYLVFNEGYSATKGDDWVRPALCEDALRLARVLAALLPGESEAHGLAALLEIQASRIPARTGPDGSPVLLADQDRTRWSPLLIRRGFAALDRAAVPGVPPGPYVLQAAIAACHARARRYEDTDWALIVTLYGQLAAVRPSPVVELNRAVAVAMAEGPAAGLALVDAIAAEPELKDYHLLPSVRGELLAGLGRRDAARKEFVRAAGLARNDRERDLLLARAERLAGEPE; translated from the coding sequence GTGACGACGGCGAGCGCGGTGGAAGCGGTTTTCCGGATCGAGCAGGCACGCGTGATCGCGGCCGCCGCCCGGATTGTCAGAGATATCGGCATTGCCGAGGAGATCGCGCAGGACGCGCTGGTCTCCGCGCTCGAAAAATGGCCCGAGTCCGGTGTTCCGGATAAACCGGGCGCCTGGCTGACGGCGGTCGCCAAGCGCCGCGCGGTCGATCTCGTACGCCGCAAGGAGAACTACGCGCGCAAACTGGCCGAGGTCGGCCGGTCCCTGGAGCACGCGGCCGAACCCCCGCCCGCCGAACCGTCGCCCGGCAGCGGCCCCGAGGCCGATATCGACGACGATCTGCTGAGGCTGATCTTCACCGCCTGCCATCCGGTGCTGCCGACCCGGGCCCGGATCGCCCTGACGCTGAGACTGCTCGGCGGGCTGACGACCGAGGAGATCGCCCGCGCCTTCCTGGCATCGGAACCGGCGGTCGCCCAGCGCATCGCCCGTGCGAAACGTTCCCTCGCCGCGGCGGACGTGCCCTTCGAGGTGCCGTACGGACCGGACCGCGCGGCCCGCCTCGACTCCGTACTGGAAGTCGTCTATCTGGTTTTCAACGAGGGGTATTCGGCGACCAAGGGCGACGACTGGGTCCGTCCGGCGCTCTGCGAGGACGCGCTGAGGCTGGCCCGGGTGCTCGCGGCGCTGCTGCCCGGCGAGTCCGAGGCCCACGGCCTTGCGGCGCTGCTGGAGATCCAGGCGTCCCGGATCCCGGCGCGTACCGGCCCCGACGGCAGCCCGGTGCTCCTCGCCGACCAGGACCGGACGCGCTGGAGCCCGCTGCTGATCCGCCGTGGCTTCGCGGCGCTGGACCGGGCCGCGGTGCCGGGCGTCCCGCCGGGCCCGTACGTCCTCCAGGCCGCGATCGCCGCCTGCCATGCCCGGGCCCGGCGGTACGAGGACACCGACTGGGCCCTGATCGTCACGCTGTACGGGCAACTGGCCGCCGTCCGGCCGTCACCGGTGGTGGAGCTGAACCGGGCGGTGGCCGTCGCCATGGCGGAGGGGCCGGCGGCCGGTCTCGCACTGGTGGACGCGATCGCGGCGGAGCCGGAGCTGAAGGACTACCACCTGCTGCCGAGCGTGCGCGGGGAACTGCTGGCCGGGCTGGGGCGGCGGGACGCGGCGCGCAAGGAGTTCGTCCGGGCGGCCGGTCTGGCCCGCAACGACCGGGAACGGGACCTGCTGCTGGCCCGCGCGGAACGCCTGGCCGGGGAGCCGGAGTAG
- a CDS encoding THUMP-like domain-containing protein: MNDAATPLPEPLATLLSPEGRALLDELRDHDPAEELALATRLRRDHPAERVSAALGQARLRQRAVAKFGAADAYRMFFTPNGVEQATRAPVAAHRAARLAALGVRSVADLCSGIGGDAIALARAGIRVLAVDRDPLTAATVRANAGALGLGELIEVRCADVTEIDTSAYDAVFTDPARRGGRGRIFDPEAYSPPLSWAIEAARGRPVAALKIAPGIPHELIPEDFAAEWISYEGEVKEAVLWRGTEDPAPGRVAATLLSGTGPSTAYTLVGRGLPDPPVRPVGRYLYEPDGAVIRAHLVAEVAAGLAGGGLIDPTIAYVTADELRPLPSATAYEITDVLPFGLKKLKALLRERGVGSLTVKKRGSAVEPEEVRRKVKPQGPNAATVFLTRVDGAPSMLIGRPARAGAGG; the protein is encoded by the coding sequence GTGAACGACGCCGCCACCCCGCTCCCCGAGCCCCTCGCCACCCTGCTGTCCCCCGAGGGCCGGGCCCTGCTCGACGAGCTGCGCGACCACGACCCCGCCGAGGAACTGGCCCTGGCGACCAGGCTGCGCCGCGACCACCCGGCGGAACGGGTCTCGGCCGCGCTCGGACAGGCCAGGCTCCGGCAGCGGGCGGTGGCCAAGTTCGGCGCGGCGGACGCGTACCGCATGTTCTTCACCCCGAACGGCGTCGAACAGGCCACCCGCGCGCCCGTCGCGGCCCATCGCGCCGCCCGGCTGGCGGCCCTCGGCGTCCGGAGCGTCGCGGATCTGTGCAGCGGTATCGGCGGTGACGCGATCGCGCTGGCCCGGGCGGGCATCCGGGTGCTGGCCGTCGACCGCGATCCGCTGACCGCCGCCACCGTCCGCGCGAACGCCGGCGCTCTCGGGCTCGGTGAACTGATCGAAGTGCGCTGCGCGGACGTCACGGAGATCGACACCTCGGCGTACGACGCGGTCTTCACCGATCCCGCGCGCCGCGGCGGCCGTGGCCGGATCTTCGATCCGGAGGCGTACTCACCACCGCTGTCCTGGGCGATCGAAGCGGCCCGCGGCCGGCCGGTCGCCGCGCTCAAGATCGCTCCGGGGATCCCGCACGAGCTGATCCCCGAGGACTTCGCGGCGGAGTGGATCTCGTACGAGGGCGAGGTCAAGGAGGCGGTGCTGTGGCGCGGTACCGAGGATCCTGCGCCGGGCCGGGTCGCCGCGACCCTGCTGTCCGGCACCGGGCCGTCGACCGCGTACACCCTGGTCGGGCGGGGGCTGCCGGATCCGCCGGTCCGGCCGGTCGGCCGCTATCTCTACGAGCCGGACGGCGCGGTCATCCGCGCGCATCTGGTCGCCGAGGTCGCGGCCGGGCTCGCGGGCGGCGGTCTGATCGACCCGACGATCGCCTATGTGACGGCGGACGAGCTGCGCCCGCTGCCGTCGGCCACGGCGTACGAGATCACCGATGTGCTCCCGTTCGGCCTGAAGAAGCTGAAAGCGCTGCTGCGGGAGCGCGGGGTGGGCTCGCTGACGGTGAAGAAGCGGGGGTCGGCGGTGGAGCCGGAGGAGGTACGGCGGAAGGTGAAGCCGCAGGGCCCGAACGCGGCGACGGTCTTTCTGACCAGGGTCGACGGCGCTCCGTCGATGCTGATCGGCCGGCCGGCGCGGGCCGGGGCGGGAGGGTAG
- a CDS encoding polysaccharide deacetylase family protein translates to MGAYGRRVTRRSPGARGALRGRAVAAALLAGVLGSACTVPGPGEHGGAQPHPGAQAEASQLERVEKDAQRAGPAGSRAAYVDQVEKIQKARAAAIGSWGLQKVPLPAPQPPATKPFLNTRKGFEVEGGAALPPVFTTVPVKEKIVFLTVDDGTEKDPDFIRMMSELKIPYSAFLSDYVISDNYGYFRRMQDEGVALHNHTINHRYMPGLSYEDQKKEICGQQDNLQRLYGKRPPLFRPPYGNYNGDTLRAAQECGVKAVPLWAAEAFPDHMEWREWDRDLHPGDIILTHFRGTGDWKGSMPDMVRQVMKTVTDKGYAVARLEDYV, encoded by the coding sequence ATGGGTGCGTACGGGCGAAGGGTCACCCGGCGCTCTCCAGGGGCGCGCGGCGCACTGCGGGGGCGTGCGGTCGCCGCCGCGCTGCTCGCCGGTGTGCTCGGCTCCGCCTGCACCGTCCCCGGACCCGGGGAGCACGGCGGAGCCCAGCCCCACCCCGGCGCCCAGGCGGAGGCATCACAGCTCGAACGGGTGGAGAAGGACGCCCAGCGGGCCGGCCCCGCCGGATCCCGCGCCGCCTATGTGGACCAGGTCGAGAAGATCCAGAAGGCCCGGGCGGCCGCGATCGGCAGCTGGGGTCTCCAGAAGGTCCCGCTGCCCGCCCCGCAGCCGCCCGCGACGAAACCGTTCCTCAACACCCGCAAGGGCTTCGAGGTCGAGGGCGGGGCGGCCCTGCCGCCGGTCTTCACCACCGTGCCGGTGAAGGAGAAGATCGTCTTCCTGACGGTCGACGACGGGACCGAGAAGGACCCCGACTTCATCCGGATGATGAGCGAACTGAAGATCCCGTACAGCGCCTTCCTCAGCGACTACGTGATCAGCGACAACTACGGCTACTTCCGGCGGATGCAGGACGAGGGCGTCGCCCTCCACAACCACACCATCAACCACCGCTATATGCCCGGACTCTCCTACGAGGACCAGAAGAAGGAGATCTGCGGACAGCAGGACAACCTCCAGCGGCTGTACGGCAAACGCCCGCCGCTGTTCCGGCCGCCGTACGGCAACTACAACGGGGACACCCTGCGGGCCGCGCAGGAGTGCGGCGTCAAGGCCGTGCCGCTGTGGGCCGCCGAGGCCTTCCCCGATCACATGGAGTGGCGCGAGTGGGACCGGGATCTCCACCCGGGCGACATCATCCTCACCCACTTCCGGGGGACAGGGGACTGGAAGGGTTCGATGCCCGACATGGTCCGCCAGGTGATGAAGACGGTCACGGACAAGGGGTACGCCGTCGCCCGGCTAGAGGACTACGTGTGA
- the groES gene encoding co-chaperone GroES: MTTASSKVAIKPLEDRIVVQPLDAEQTTASGLVIPDTAKEKPQEGAVLAVGPGRFENGERLPLDVKVGDVVLYSKYGGTEVKYNGDEYLVLSARDVLAIVEK, from the coding sequence GTGACGACCGCCAGCTCCAAGGTTGCCATCAAGCCGCTTGAGGACCGCATTGTGGTCCAGCCGCTCGACGCCGAGCAGACCACGGCCTCCGGCCTGGTCATCCCGGACACTGCGAAGGAGAAGCCCCAGGAGGGCGCCGTCCTCGCAGTCGGTCCGGGCCGCTTCGAGAACGGCGAGCGCCTGCCGCTCGACGTGAAGGTCGGCGACGTCGTGCTCTACAGCAAGTACGGCGGCACCGAGGTGAAGTACAACGGTGACGAGTACCTCGTCCTCTCGGCCCGCGACGTGCTCGCGATCGTCGAGAAGTAA
- the groL gene encoding chaperonin GroEL (60 kDa chaperone family; promotes refolding of misfolded polypeptides especially under stressful conditions; forms two stacked rings of heptamers to form a barrel-shaped 14mer; ends can be capped by GroES; misfolded proteins enter the barrel where they are refolded when GroES binds): protein MAKTLKFDEDARRALERGVNKLADTVKVTIGPRGRNVVIDKKFGAPTITNDGVTIAREVELDDPFENLGAQLVKEVATKTNDIAGDGTTTATVLAQALVREGLRNVAAGASPAALKKGIDAAVKAVSDDLLATARPIEDKTDIAAVAGLSAQDPQVGELIGEAMDKVGKDGVITVEESNTFGLELDFTEGMAFDKGYLSPYMVSDQERMEAVLDDPYILINQGKIGSIQDLLPLLEKVIQAGGSKPLLIIAEDVEGEALSTLVVNKIRGTFNAVAVKAPGFGDRRKAMLQDMATLTGATVVSEEVGLKLDQVGLDVLGTARRVTVTKDETTIVDGGGSSDEVAGRVNQIKAEIDATDSDWDREKLQERLAKLAGGVCVIRVGAATEVELKEKKHRLEDAISATRAAVEEGIVSGGGSALVHAAKVLEGDLGKQGDEATGVAVVRRAVVEPLRWIAENAGLEGYVITAKVAELDKGQGFNAATGEYGDLVKAGVIDPVKVTRSALENAASIASLLLTTETLVVEKKEDEPADAGHGHGHSH, encoded by the coding sequence ATGGCGAAGACCCTGAAGTTCGACGAGGACGCCCGTCGCGCCCTTGAGCGCGGCGTCAACAAGCTTGCCGACACGGTCAAGGTGACGATCGGCCCCCGCGGCCGCAACGTCGTCATCGACAAGAAGTTCGGCGCCCCCACCATCACCAACGACGGTGTCACGATCGCGCGCGAGGTCGAGCTCGACGACCCGTTCGAGAACCTCGGCGCCCAGCTCGTCAAGGAGGTGGCGACCAAGACCAACGACATCGCGGGTGACGGCACCACCACCGCCACCGTGCTGGCCCAGGCGCTCGTCCGCGAAGGCCTGCGCAACGTCGCCGCCGGCGCCTCCCCCGCCGCCCTCAAGAAGGGCATCGACGCCGCGGTCAAGGCCGTCTCCGACGACCTGCTCGCCACCGCCCGTCCCATCGAGGACAAGACCGACATCGCCGCCGTCGCCGGGCTCTCCGCCCAGGACCCGCAGGTCGGCGAGCTCATCGGCGAGGCGATGGACAAGGTCGGCAAGGACGGTGTCATCACCGTCGAGGAGTCCAACACCTTCGGCCTGGAGCTCGACTTCACCGAGGGCATGGCCTTCGACAAGGGCTACCTCTCCCCCTACATGGTCTCCGACCAGGAGCGTATGGAGGCCGTCCTCGACGACCCGTACATCCTGATCAACCAGGGCAAGATCGGCTCCATCCAGGACCTGCTGCCGCTGCTGGAGAAGGTCATCCAGGCCGGTGGCTCCAAGCCGCTGCTGATCATCGCCGAGGATGTCGAGGGCGAGGCGCTCTCCACCCTCGTCGTCAACAAGATCCGCGGCACGTTCAACGCCGTCGCCGTGAAGGCCCCCGGCTTCGGCGACCGCCGCAAGGCGATGCTCCAGGACATGGCCACCCTCACCGGTGCCACCGTCGTCTCCGAAGAGGTCGGCCTCAAGCTCGACCAGGTCGGCCTCGACGTACTCGGCACCGCCCGCCGCGTCACCGTCACCAAGGACGAGACCACCATCGTCGACGGCGGCGGCAGCAGCGACGAGGTCGCCGGCCGCGTCAACCAGATCAAGGCCGAGATCGACGCCACCGACTCCGACTGGGACCGCGAGAAGCTCCAGGAGCGCCTCGCCAAGCTCGCCGGCGGCGTCTGCGTCATCCGGGTCGGCGCCGCCACCGAGGTGGAGCTGAAGGAGAAGAAGCACCGCCTCGAAGACGCCATCTCCGCCACCCGCGCCGCGGTCGAAGAGGGCATCGTCTCCGGCGGAGGCTCCGCGCTCGTCCACGCCGCCAAGGTCCTCGAAGGCGACCTCGGCAAGCAGGGCGACGAGGCCACCGGTGTCGCCGTCGTCCGCCGCGCCGTCGTCGAGCCGCTGCGCTGGATCGCCGAGAACGCCGGCCTCGAGGGCTACGTCATCACCGCCAAGGTCGCCGAGCTCGACAAGGGCCAGGGCTTCAACGCCGCCACCGGCGAGTACGGCGACCTCGTGAAGGCCGGCGTCATCGACCCGGTCAAGGTCACCCGCTCCGCGCTCGAGAACGCCGCCTCCATCGCCTCCCTGCTCCTCACGACCGAGACCCTGGTCGTCGAGAAGAAGGAAGACGAGCCGGCCGACGCGGGCCACGGCCACGGCCACTCGCACTGA
- a CDS encoding hydroxyacid dehydrogenase, which yields MGPEVAGRLFAGPHRARLTALARTDPDLVAHDLRNPSPAVRDALATAEVLLTCWGAPVLDAGALAAAPGLRAVVHAAGSVKGHLTDACWERGIVVSSAASANAVPVAEYTLAAILFAGKRVLSSARRYARLRAAHDWGAELAGAGNHRRTVGIVGASRTGRRVVELLRPFDLDVLLYDPYTAAPPGAVQVGLDELCARSDTVSVHAPELPETRHLLDARRLALLPDGATLINTARGSLVEGPALVRELVSGRLYAVLDVTEPEVPPPDSPLYSLPNVLLTPHLAGSLGTELHRLADLALDELERYAKGLPFAEPVTRDSLNRSA from the coding sequence ATGGGACCGGAGGTCGCCGGGCGGCTTTTCGCCGGACCGCACCGGGCCCGGCTGACCGCTCTCGCCCGCACCGATCCGGACCTGGTCGCCCATGATCTGCGGAACCCGTCGCCCGCGGTACGGGATGCTCTGGCCACCGCCGAGGTGCTGCTGACCTGCTGGGGCGCGCCGGTGCTCGATGCCGGGGCGCTGGCCGCGGCGCCGGGGCTGCGGGCGGTGGTGCATGCCGCCGGTTCGGTGAAGGGGCATCTCACGGACGCCTGCTGGGAGCGGGGCATCGTGGTGTCGTCGGCGGCGTCGGCCAATGCCGTCCCGGTCGCGGAGTACACGCTGGCCGCGATCCTGTTCGCGGGGAAGCGGGTCCTCTCGTCGGCCCGGCGGTACGCGCGGCTGCGGGCCGCCCACGACTGGGGCGCCGAACTGGCCGGGGCGGGCAATCATCGCCGTACGGTCGGCATCGTCGGAGCGTCCCGGACCGGCCGCCGGGTGGTGGAGCTGCTACGCCCCTTCGATCTGGACGTCCTGCTGTACGACCCGTACACGGCCGCGCCGCCGGGTGCGGTCCAGGTGGGTTTGGACGAGTTGTGCGCCCGGAGCGATACCGTCTCCGTCCATGCGCCGGAGTTGCCCGAGACGCGTCATCTGCTCGATGCCCGCCGGCTCGCGCTGCTGCCGGACGGCGCCACGCTGATCAACACGGCCCGCGGTTCCCTGGTCGAGGGGCCCGCGCTGGTGCGGGAGTTGGTGTCGGGGCGGCTGTACGCGGTGCTGGATGTCACCGAGCCGGAGGTTCCGCCGCCGGATTCCCCGCTCTACTCCCTGCCGAATGTTCTGCTGACCCCGCATCTGGCGGGCTCCCTGGGTACCGAACTCCACCGCTTGGCGGATCTGGCCCTGGACGAGCTGGAGCGGTATGCGAAGGGTCTGCCGTTCGCGGAGCCGGTAACGAGGGATTCCCTGAACCGTTCGGCGTAG
- a CDS encoding SDR family NAD(P)-dependent oxidoreductase translates to MTTALITGATAGIGAAFARRLAADGHDLVLVARSTDRLRAQATELHDRHGIEAEVLTADLSAEDGIAAVERRLGDRRNAVDLLINNAGFGNKGRFLEVSMADELTMLKVHCEAVLRLTSAAVGPMRERGRGGVVNVASVAAFVPRGTYGASKAWVVQFTQGAARDLAGTGVRLMALCPGFVRTEFHERAGMGTENIPGWMWLDADKLVAAALADLARGKTVSIPDPRYKALMGVVKLAPRGLLGGVTSRTGRKYGPR, encoded by the coding sequence ATGACGACCGCACTGATTACGGGCGCGACGGCCGGCATCGGCGCCGCGTTCGCCCGCCGGCTCGCCGCCGACGGGCATGATCTGGTCCTGGTGGCCCGCTCCACCGACCGGCTCCGGGCGCAGGCCACCGAATTGCACGACCGGCACGGTATCGAGGCGGAGGTGCTGACCGCCGATCTGTCGGCGGAGGACGGCATCGCGGCCGTCGAACGGCGGCTCGGCGACCGCAGGAACGCGGTGGACCTGCTGATCAACAATGCGGGCTTCGGCAACAAGGGCCGGTTCCTCGAAGTCTCCATGGCCGATGAGCTGACGATGCTGAAGGTGCACTGCGAGGCGGTGCTGCGGCTGACCTCGGCGGCGGTGGGGCCGATGCGGGAGCGGGGCAGGGGCGGTGTGGTCAATGTGGCGTCGGTGGCGGCCTTCGTGCCCCGGGGCACCTATGGTGCGTCCAAGGCGTGGGTGGTCCAGTTCACCCAGGGCGCGGCCCGGGACCTGGCGGGTACGGGTGTACGGCTGATGGCGCTCTGCCCCGGTTTCGTCCGCACCGAGTTCCATGAGCGGGCCGGGATGGGGACGGAGAACATCCCGGGGTGGATGTGGCTCGACGCGGACAAGCTGGTGGCGGCGGCCCTCGCCGATCTGGCCCGCGGCAAGACGGTGTCGATCCCGGACCCGCGGTACAAGGCGCTGATGGGTGTGGTGAAGCTGGCGCCGCGCGGGCTGCTGGGTGGTGTCACGTCGAGGACGGGGCGCAAGTACGGGCCGCGGTAG